From a region of the Neodiprion fabricii isolate iyNeoFabr1 chromosome 7, iyNeoFabr1.1, whole genome shotgun sequence genome:
- the LOC124187033 gene encoding uncharacterized protein LOC124187033, with product MFQRASEFYRRVAALLANDDTDWSFISPIAPHYEELWEAGVKSVKHHLKTVMGEHTLTFEKLPTVLVEIEAYLNSRPLGALSSDPEGLHALTPFHFLGGSTSAVFPEDDLSDKPKNRLSRF from the coding sequence ATGTTCCAGCGAGCCTCCGAATTTTATCGAAGGGTGGCGGCTCTCCTCGCGAATGATGACACTGATTGGAGTTTTATATCCCCAATTGCTCCCCATTACGAAGAGTTATGGGAAGCAGGAGTCAAGTCGGTGAAACACCACTTGAAAACAGTCATGGGCGAGCATACTCTGACCTTCGAAAAGTTGCCGACGGTTCTTGTTGAAATTGAGGCCTATCTCAATTCACGACCACTGGGTGCGCTAAGCTCCGATCCTGAGGGTCTCCATGCGTTGACACCATTCCACTTCCTAGGGGGAAGCACGTCGGCCGTATTCCCAGAGGACGATCTCTCGGACAAACCTAAGAACCGTTTAAGCCGGTTTTAG